ACCGCCGACATCGTGATCTCCACCAACGAGTCCTACCGGCAGGTGGCGATCGGGCGCGGAGGCATGAGCGATTCGCGCGTGTTCGTGGTGCGCAGCGGGCCGAGCCGCGAGCGCTTCGCCACCGTACGGCCGGTGGACGCGGCGCTCAAGAACGGGCGCCGGCATTTGGTCGCCTACCTGGGCGTGATGGCGCCGCAGGACGGCGTGGACCATCTGTTGCGCGCCGCCCGAATTCTGGTGCACGAGCAGGGGCGTCGCGATGTCGGTTTCATCCTGATCGGCTCGGGCGACTCGTTCGACGAGCTGCGCGAGCTGACGCGCAAGCTCGATCTGGAATCGTGTGTGCACTTCACCGGTCGGATCCCCGACGCCGAGGTCGAAACGATCCTCGCCACCGCCGACGTGTGCGTGTGCCCGGATCCCCGCAATCCGCTGAACGACGTCTCCACCATGAACAAGGTGCTCGAGTACATGGCCTGCGGCCGCCCGGTGGTGGCCTACGATCTGCGCGAGCATCGCTATTCCGCCGGCGAGGGTGCGTTGTACGCCGAGCCCAATCACGAAGACGACCTGGCCTCCAAGATCGCTGCGCTGCTCGATGATCCCGAGCAGCGAAGACGCATGGGGGTCTACAACCGCCAGCGCTTCCTCGAGCGCATGGCATGGGAGCACAGCGCCGGCGAATTGCTGCGCGCTTACCAGACCCTGTGCGCGACGCCGAAGAACGGGTGAGCCTGGTGCTCGCCGAGAGCGGGCGAGCGGTGGGCGGCACCGAGCGGGTGGTATGGGAGCTGGCCACTCGACTGCCGCGAAACCGCTTCGAGGTGCGCGTGTGGCTGTCGGACGATCCGGGCGTCGACGAGTTCGCCGCCGCGCTCGAGGCGCAGGAGATCCCGGTGGATCGCGTCGGCGAGGTGGATTCGCGCTGGGATTGGAAGGGAATGCTCCAGACCTGGCGGAAGTTGCGCGGGAGCCGGGCCTCGCTGCTGCACGTCCACCACGTCTGGCCCGCGGCCGATCGCTATCTGGCCTCGCTCGCCGGACTCGCGGGCATTCCGCACTTCATCGTCACCGAGCACATCGTCGGCCAGCCCAATTCCGCCGCGCAAAAATCGCTCAAGCGCCGCGAGCTGATGCGCGCCGACGCCGTGACCGCGGTGTGTAGCGCGGTGGCCGATTCGCTGGCGCGCGACTACGGCGTGCCTCGCCAGCGGCTGCGCGTGGTGCCGAATGGCGCCGATCCTCCCGATGAGAATGCCGAGTGGGAGGAGGCGCGAACCTGGCGCGAGAAGCTCGGCGCGGGGCAGCTCCGCCCGCTGTGGGTGAGCGCCGCGCGACTCGAGGAGCAGAAGGGGCACGACGTGTTCCTCGCCGCGCTCGCGGAGCTGAATCGCCGCGGCGTCGAATTCACCGCCGCGATCGCCGGCGAGGGCTCCAAGCGCCTGGAGCTCGAGCGCCAGATCGCCGAGCGCGGGCTCGGCTCGCGGGTCCGGCTGCTGGGCCAGCTCGAGAACCTGGGGCCCTTGTTGCTGGCCGCCGACGCGGTGGTGCTGGCGTCGCGCTGGGAAGGGTTGCCGCTCACCCTGCTCGAGGCGCTGGCCCGCGGCCGCCCGGTGGTGGCGACTTCGGTGGGCGGCATTCCCGACGTGATCGAGGACAACGTCACCGGCCGGCTGATCGCCTCCGGCCAGTCCACGCCGCTCGCCGATGCGCTCGCCGACTTCGCGCGTCGCAGTGATGCCGCGCTGAAGCTGGGACGCAATGGGCAGCGCCGGGTGCGCGAGTCCTACGGCTGGGAGCGGGTCGTCGAACAATTCGAAGCGGTGTACGACGAGGTGTTGGGTCTCGCCACCTTCGTTCCCGGCCCCGCCGAGCAGGAGGCGGAATGAGACTCGGCGTCGTGGTTCCCTGCTACCGGCAGGAGCGCGATCTGGCGCGCACGCTGCCCGCGCTGGAAGCGGCGATGGGCCACATCGAGTGGCGGGGCGCTCTGGTGATCGCGGCGCCCGGCGGCGAGCTGCCGCCGCTTTCGTCGCATTGGACACTGATCGCGCCGCCGGTGGCCCGCCCGCTCACGCCGGGAGCGGCGCGGATGCTCGGCTTCTCGGCGTGCGGCGGCGAGTGGGTGCTGTTCGTCGACGCCGACGTCGAGGTGGACGCCGCCTGGCTCACGCGCGCGCTCACGGTGGCGGCCTCGCGTGCCGGCCGCGACCAGCCGGTGGGGCTCGGCGGGCGATTGGAGGAATGGTTCGAGGATGGCGCGAGCCGGCGCCGCGGCAATCCCGACATGTACAAGGTGGGCACGGCCGA
The Candidatus Sulfotelmatobacter sp. DNA segment above includes these coding regions:
- a CDS encoding glycosyltransferase family 4 protein; translated protein: MASRGSVLHLSENLPLPFDRRVWLELRTLRDAGFRVAAICPMGDRWTEPYEQIEGVSIWRYPPPPPTQGALSYVWEFLYCWLQTARLSVTVLARHGFDVIHAANPPDTFWAIAAFYKLFGKRYVFDHHDLCPELYLARFGEQRRGSLLHRLLSLLEWAQFRTADIVISTNESYRQVAIGRGGMSDSRVFVVRSGPSRERFATVRPVDAALKNGRRHLVAYLGVMAPQDGVDHLLRAARILVHEQGRRDVGFILIGSGDSFDELRELTRKLDLESCVHFTGRIPDAEVETILATADVCVCPDPRNPLNDVSTMNKVLEYMACGRPVVAYDLREHRYSAGEGALYAEPNHEDDLASKIAALLDDPEQRRRMGVYNRQRFLERMAWEHSAGELLRAYQTLCATPKNG
- a CDS encoding glycosyltransferase family 4 protein — translated: MSLVLAESGRAVGGTERVVWELATRLPRNRFEVRVWLSDDPGVDEFAAALEAQEIPVDRVGEVDSRWDWKGMLQTWRKLRGSRASLLHVHHVWPAADRYLASLAGLAGIPHFIVTEHIVGQPNSAAQKSLKRRELMRADAVTAVCSAVADSLARDYGVPRQRLRVVPNGADPPDENAEWEEARTWREKLGAGQLRPLWVSAARLEEQKGHDVFLAALAELNRRGVEFTAAIAGEGSKRLELERQIAERGLGSRVRLLGQLENLGPLLLAADAVVLASRWEGLPLTLLEALARGRPVVATSVGGIPDVIEDNVTGRLIASGQSTPLADALADFARRSDAALKLGRNGQRRVRESYGWERVVEQFEAVYDEVLGLATFVPGPAEQEAE